In Nocardioides ginsengisegetis, a single window of DNA contains:
- the pyrE gene encoding orotate phosphoribosyltransferase has translation MTADETLAADIDACCRLTGEFTLRSGQVASEYFDKYLFESDPALLARVARQMVDLLPADTDLLGGLELGGIPIATMVSSLTGTPALFVRKKAKEYGTCKLAEGPDVAGRRVTIIEDVITTGGAVRDATRALREAGAIVEVVVCAIDRSPAGENPLADVGLEVRPVLTKEQLDAARG, from the coding sequence GTGACCGCTGACGAGACCCTCGCCGCCGACATCGACGCCTGCTGCCGCCTCACCGGGGAGTTCACGCTCCGCTCCGGTCAGGTCGCCTCGGAGTACTTCGACAAGTACCTCTTCGAGTCCGACCCCGCCCTGCTCGCCCGCGTGGCCCGGCAGATGGTCGACCTGCTGCCCGCCGACACCGACCTGCTCGGCGGCCTCGAGCTCGGCGGCATCCCGATCGCGACGATGGTCAGCAGCCTGACCGGGACCCCGGCGCTCTTCGTGCGCAAGAAGGCCAAGGAGTACGGCACCTGCAAGCTCGCCGAGGGTCCGGACGTCGCCGGCCGCCGGGTGACGATCATCGAGGACGTCATCACCACCGGCGGCGCCGTACGCGACGCGACGCGGGCGCTGCGCGAGGCGGGCGCGATCGTCGAGGTCGTGGTGTGCGCGATCGACCGCAGCCCGGCGGGGGAGAACCCCCTCGCCGACGTGGGCCTGGAGGTCCGCCCGGTGCTCACCAAGGAGCAGCTGGACGCAGCGCGGGGCTGA
- a CDS encoding DedA family protein: MTLALLLHPLLLGISWMDPEWLLQQFGGAFIWISLGIIFVECGLFFPFLPGDTLLFALGLFIAGEKIDVLGIGTPFVELVIATILLAAVAFLGNVVGYEIGRRIGPPLYERNGRILKRKYLDKTDAFFDRHGSKALVIGRFVPFVRTYITVVAGVTQMERRRFFTWSGVGALAWVVSIICMGYFLGATFPALGNNIDYAMIAILVFTLVPLAWEAWRHRGSDEDDEDAEGVQTSAEG; the protein is encoded by the coding sequence GTGACGCTGGCCCTCCTCCTCCATCCCTTGCTCCTCGGCATCTCCTGGATGGACCCCGAGTGGCTCCTCCAGCAGTTCGGCGGGGCCTTCATCTGGATCAGCCTCGGCATCATCTTCGTCGAGTGCGGGCTCTTCTTCCCGTTCCTCCCCGGTGACACCCTGCTCTTCGCACTCGGCCTCTTCATCGCCGGCGAGAAGATCGACGTGCTCGGCATCGGCACCCCGTTCGTCGAGCTGGTCATCGCCACGATCCTGCTCGCCGCTGTCGCGTTCCTGGGCAACGTCGTCGGCTATGAGATCGGCCGCCGGATCGGGCCACCGCTCTACGAGCGCAACGGCCGGATCCTCAAGCGGAAGTACCTCGACAAGACCGACGCGTTCTTCGACCGGCACGGCAGCAAGGCCCTGGTCATCGGCCGCTTCGTGCCGTTCGTGCGCACCTACATCACCGTGGTGGCCGGCGTGACGCAGATGGAGCGCCGCCGGTTCTTCACCTGGAGCGGCGTCGGCGCACTTGCGTGGGTGGTCAGCATCATCTGCATGGGCTACTTCCTGGGCGCGACCTTCCCTGCCCTGGGCAACAACATCGACTACGCGATGATCGCCATCCTCGTCTTCACTCTCGTCCCGCTGGCCTGGGAGGCCTGGCGGCACCGCGGCAGCGACGAGGACGACGAGGACGCCGAGGGCGTGCAGACCTCCGCCGAGGGCTGA
- a CDS encoding TrmH family RNA methyltransferase: MPHGPAEVGVGPWEGPLPEGEQYDAQLLAEGDRRNVVDRYRYWSMEAIVADLDTRRHDFHVAIENWQHDFNIGTIVRSANAFLAAEVHIVGNRRWNRRGAMVTDRYQHVRHHATAADLAAYLHAAGVALLGIDNLPGSLHLETMTVPRRVCFLFGQEGPGLSEGAREVCDGTFSIAQFGSTRSINASAAAAIAMHTWVREYADLGGEAGDSRGVWRG; the protein is encoded by the coding sequence ATGCCGCACGGTCCGGCCGAGGTCGGCGTCGGGCCGTGGGAGGGTCCGCTTCCGGAGGGGGAGCAGTACGACGCCCAGCTGCTCGCCGAGGGCGACCGGCGCAACGTGGTCGACCGCTACCGCTACTGGTCGATGGAGGCGATCGTCGCCGACCTCGACACCCGCCGCCACGACTTCCACGTGGCGATCGAGAACTGGCAGCACGACTTCAACATCGGCACGATCGTGCGGTCGGCCAACGCCTTCCTGGCTGCCGAGGTGCACATCGTGGGCAACCGCCGGTGGAACCGGCGCGGCGCGATGGTCACCGACCGCTACCAGCACGTCCGGCACCACGCGACGGCCGCGGACCTGGCCGCCTACCTCCACGCCGCCGGCGTGGCGCTGCTCGGCATCGACAACCTCCCGGGCTCCCTGCACCTCGAGACGATGACGGTGCCCCGCCGGGTCTGCTTCCTGTTCGGCCAGGAGGGCCCGGGCCTGTCCGAGGGCGCGCGCGAGGTCTGCGACGGGACGTTCTCGATCGCGCAGTTCGGCTCGACGCGGTCGATCAACGCCTCGGCCGCGGCCGCGATCGCGATGCACACCTGGGTGCGGGAGTACGCCGACCTCGGCGGCGAGGCCGGCGACTCCCGCGGAGTCTGGCGGGGCTGA
- a CDS encoding SigE family RNA polymerase sigma factor — MTRADRDAAFSEFVAARRTHLRRIAYAVCGDWDRAEDLVQTALVKLYVAWPRVRRDGAEEAYARTIIVRAGIDESRRPWRRERPGLEGTAEQESREPLPVEERSALFEALQALPPMQRRVVVLRHWLGLSVAETAHELRIGEGTVKSHSSRGLARLQELLAPTG, encoded by the coding sequence GTGACGCGGGCGGACCGCGACGCGGCCTTCTCGGAGTTCGTCGCCGCCCGCCGCACCCACCTGCGCCGGATCGCCTACGCGGTCTGCGGCGACTGGGACCGCGCCGAGGACCTCGTGCAGACGGCGCTGGTCAAGCTCTACGTCGCCTGGCCGCGGGTGCGGCGCGACGGTGCCGAGGAGGCCTACGCCCGGACGATCATCGTGCGGGCCGGCATCGACGAGTCGCGCCGGCCGTGGCGACGCGAGCGCCCGGGGCTCGAGGGCACGGCCGAGCAGGAGTCCCGCGAGCCGCTGCCCGTCGAGGAGCGCAGCGCCCTCTTCGAGGCCCTGCAGGCACTGCCGCCGATGCAGCGCCGGGTGGTCGTGCTGCGGCACTGGCTGGGGCTCTCGGTCGCGGAGACCGCGCACGAGCTCCGGATCGGCGAGGGCACCGTCAAGAGCCACTCCTCCCGCGGGCTCGCCCGCCTCCAGGAGCTGCTCGCCCCGACCGGCTGA
- a CDS encoding TIGR00725 family protein yields MEEARPLTGRYIAVVGPADAVTPDDHQYAEEVGRLLAEAGAVVLTGGHHGVMSSAARGATGAGGVAIGLLPGLDRNEGSTSHTFLLPTGLGELRNGLLVRAADAVVSVGCSWGTLSEIALARRTGVPLVLIDPWDLPEDVGDVVAGPDEALAALILRLG; encoded by the coding sequence GTGGAGGAGGCACGCCCGCTGACCGGGCGCTACATCGCCGTCGTCGGCCCCGCCGACGCGGTGACGCCCGACGACCACCAGTACGCCGAGGAGGTCGGTCGTCTCCTCGCCGAGGCGGGGGCCGTGGTGCTGACCGGCGGCCACCACGGCGTGATGTCGTCGGCCGCCCGGGGCGCCACCGGCGCGGGTGGCGTGGCGATCGGCCTGCTGCCGGGGCTGGACCGCAACGAGGGCTCGACGTCCCACACGTTCCTGCTGCCGACCGGGCTGGGCGAGCTCCGCAACGGACTGCTCGTCCGGGCCGCCGACGCGGTGGTGTCGGTCGGCTGCAGCTGGGGCACGTTGAGCGAGATCGCGCTCGCCCGGCGCACCGGCGTGCCGCTGGTGCTCATCGACCCGTGGGACCTCCCCGAGGACGTCGGCGACGTCGTGGCCGGCCCGGACGAGGCGCTCGCCGCGCTGATCCTGCGGCTGGGCTGA
- the fbaA gene encoding class II fructose-bisphosphate aldolase, producing the protein MPIATPEIYAEMLDTAKKNAFAFPAINVSSSQTLNAALQGFADAGSDGIIQVSTGGAEYLSGPTVKNMVTGSVAFAAYAAEVAKNYPVNIALHTDHCPKDKLDGFVRPLVAISAERVARGEAPLFQSHMWDGSAVPLDENLKIAEELLAQCAAARIILEIEVGVVGGEEDGVVGAIDEKLYSTPEDALATIAALGSGENGRYMTALTFGNVHGVYKPGNVKLRPEILRSAQDAAVEKLGLAAGAKPFDLVFHGGSGSTPEEIGAAVDYGVVKMNVDTDTQYAFTRPVAAHMFTNYDGVLKVDGEVGNKKAYDPRAWGKAGEAGMAARVGEACANLRSAGKSISA; encoded by the coding sequence ATGCCCATCGCAACCCCCGAGATCTACGCCGAGATGCTCGACACCGCCAAGAAGAACGCCTTCGCGTTCCCGGCGATCAACGTGTCGTCCTCGCAGACGCTCAACGCCGCCCTGCAGGGCTTCGCCGACGCCGGCTCGGACGGCATCATCCAGGTCTCGACCGGAGGCGCTGAGTACCTCTCCGGTCCGACCGTGAAGAACATGGTCACCGGCTCGGTCGCCTTCGCGGCCTACGCCGCCGAGGTCGCCAAGAACTACCCCGTGAACATCGCGCTGCACACCGACCACTGCCCCAAGGACAAGCTCGACGGCTTCGTCCGGCCGCTGGTGGCGATCTCCGCCGAGCGGGTCGCCCGCGGTGAGGCGCCGCTCTTCCAGTCGCACATGTGGGACGGCAGCGCCGTGCCGCTCGACGAGAACCTCAAGATCGCCGAGGAGCTGCTCGCCCAGTGCGCCGCGGCCCGGATCATCCTCGAGATCGAGGTCGGCGTGGTCGGCGGCGAGGAGGACGGTGTCGTCGGCGCGATCGACGAGAAGCTCTACTCCACGCCCGAGGACGCCCTCGCCACCATCGCCGCCCTCGGCTCCGGCGAGAACGGCCGCTACATGACCGCGCTGACCTTCGGCAACGTGCACGGCGTCTACAAGCCCGGCAACGTCAAGCTCCGCCCCGAGATCCTCCGCTCGGCCCAGGACGCCGCGGTCGAGAAGCTCGGCCTCGCCGCCGGCGCCAAGCCGTTCGACCTCGTCTTCCACGGCGGCTCGGGCTCGACGCCCGAGGAGATCGGCGCGGCGGTCGACTACGGCGTGGTGAAGATGAACGTCGACACCGACACCCAGTACGCCTTCACGCGTCCGGTCGCCGCCCACATGTTCACCAACTACGACGGTGTCCTGAAGGTCGACGGCGAGGTCGGCAACAAGAAGGCCTACGACCCGCGCGCCTGGGGCAAGGCGGGCGAGGCCGGCATGGCCGCCCGCGTCGGCGAGGCCTGCGCCAACCTCCGGTCGGCGGGCAAGAGCATCAGCGCCTGA
- a CDS encoding DHA2 family efflux MFS transporter permease subunit: MTHAPASPAPAAPGEEKDPWPALFALCLGFFMILVDSTIVSVATPAIIEDLHAGVNDVVWVTSAYLLAYAVPVLITGRLGDRFGPKNLYLAGLTVFTLASLWCGLTNTVEGLIVARVVQGLGASMITPQTMAIITRIFPAQRRGAAMSLWGATAGVATLVGPILGGVLVDGLGWEWIFFINIPVGIVGFALAWRLVPTLPTNSHRFDWLGVVLSGAGMFLLVFGIQEGHQYSWSTEIWLMIASGLLVFAGFVWWQARNSAEPLVPLHLFRDRNFSLANIAISVMGFAITAMAIPLMIWAQVVRGMSPTRSALLLVPMAVMTIALAKPIGSLTDRVHPRLITSIGFGLIVGSLVWLSFVMTPDITIWALVPPMLVFGAGNAGVWAPNSATATRNLPIQLAGAGAGVYNATRQVGAVLGSAAIAVLMDSRIAAQGLPAFNGEAGASGAGLPAAIADKFSSAMADSMLLPPLVLVAGFVAVLFFEKPRHQGWGGPAAAPGATVATPAAPAD, encoded by the coding sequence ATGACCCACGCACCCGCTTCCCCGGCCCCGGCCGCACCCGGCGAGGAGAAGGACCCGTGGCCGGCACTGTTCGCCCTGTGCCTCGGCTTCTTCATGATCCTGGTCGACTCGACCATCGTCTCGGTGGCGACGCCGGCGATCATCGAGGACCTCCATGCCGGGGTCAACGACGTGGTGTGGGTGACCAGCGCCTACCTCCTGGCCTACGCCGTCCCGGTGCTGATCACCGGCCGACTGGGTGACCGGTTCGGCCCCAAGAACCTCTACCTCGCGGGCCTGACCGTCTTCACGCTGGCCTCGCTGTGGTGCGGCCTGACCAACACCGTCGAGGGGCTGATCGTGGCCCGCGTGGTGCAGGGCCTGGGCGCCTCGATGATCACGCCGCAGACGATGGCGATCATCACCCGGATCTTCCCGGCCCAGCGCCGCGGGGCCGCGATGTCGCTGTGGGGCGCCACCGCCGGCGTGGCCACGCTCGTGGGCCCGATCCTCGGCGGTGTGCTCGTCGACGGCCTCGGCTGGGAGTGGATCTTCTTCATCAACATCCCGGTCGGCATCGTCGGCTTCGCGCTGGCCTGGCGCCTGGTCCCGACGCTGCCCACCAACAGCCACCGGTTCGACTGGCTGGGCGTCGTGCTGAGCGGTGCCGGCATGTTCCTGCTGGTCTTCGGCATCCAGGAGGGCCACCAGTACTCCTGGTCCACCGAGATCTGGCTGATGATCGCCTCCGGGCTCCTCGTCTTCGCCGGCTTCGTCTGGTGGCAGGCCCGCAACAGCGCCGAGCCGCTGGTGCCGCTGCACCTCTTCCGCGACCGCAACTTCTCGCTGGCCAACATCGCCATCTCGGTCATGGGCTTCGCGATCACCGCGATGGCGATCCCCCTGATGATCTGGGCGCAGGTCGTGCGCGGCATGAGCCCGACCCGGTCCGCGCTGCTGCTGGTGCCGATGGCGGTCATGACGATCGCGCTGGCCAAGCCGATCGGCTCGCTGACCGACCGCGTCCACCCCCGCCTGATCACCTCGATCGGCTTCGGACTCATCGTCGGGTCCCTGGTGTGGCTGTCGTTCGTCATGACGCCGGACATCACGATCTGGGCGCTCGTCCCGCCGATGCTCGTCTTCGGCGCCGGCAACGCCGGCGTCTGGGCGCCCAACTCCGCCACCGCGACCCGCAACCTGCCGATCCAGCTGGCCGGCGCGGGCGCCGGCGTCTACAACGCCACCCGCCAGGTCGGTGCGGTCCTCGGGTCCGCGGCGATCGCCGTGCTCATGGACTCCCGGATCGCGGCGCAGGGCCTCCCCGCCTTCAACGGCGAGGCGGGCGCCTCCGGCGCGGGCCTCCCGGCCGCGATCGCCGACAAGTTCAGCAGCGCCATGGCCGACTCGATGCTGCTGCCGCCGCTGGTGCTGGTCGCCGGCTTCGTGGCCGTGCTGTTCTTCGAGAAGCCGCGTCACCAGGGCTGGGGCGGTCCGGCCGCCGCCCCAGGAGCGACCGTGGCGACCCCGGCGGCACCCGCCGACTAG
- a CDS encoding DUF3151 domain-containing protein: MTSPPNGFGDLMAGPPPTHLPVDPASAELAAGAAPVDVVRAHPASPVAWAALGGEAADAELDPVTVYAYARVGYHRSLDLLRRNGWKGHGPVPWEHEPNRGFLSCLALLALSAKVIGETEEWERCSEFLRDSSPTAYAALLG; the protein is encoded by the coding sequence ATGACCTCCCCCCCGAACGGCTTCGGCGACCTGATGGCCGGACCCCCGCCCACCCACCTTCCCGTGGACCCCGCCAGTGCGGAGCTCGCGGCCGGTGCCGCCCCCGTCGACGTGGTCCGCGCCCACCCGGCATCGCCGGTCGCCTGGGCCGCCCTCGGCGGCGAGGCCGCCGACGCGGAGCTCGACCCCGTGACCGTCTACGCCTACGCCCGCGTCGGCTACCACCGCAGCCTGGACCTGCTGCGCCGCAACGGCTGGAAGGGCCACGGCCCGGTCCCGTGGGAGCACGAGCCCAACCGCGGCTTCCTGTCCTGTCTCGCCCTCCTCGCCCTGTCCGCCAAGGTCATCGGCGAGACCGAGGAGTGGGAGCGGTGCTCGGAGTTCCTCCGCGACTCCAGCCCCACGGCGTACGCCGCGCTCCTGGGCTGA
- the lysS gene encoding lysine--tRNA ligase codes for MARGGQASQQNPTDWVTRAADDAIRHAEQTRAHRGDTDRLITCASGASPSGPIHLGNLREFLTVHFVAEEIRSRGIPVRHLHSWDDYDRFRKVPAGVDEAWNEHIGRPLSAVPDPWECHTSWAEHFKAPLRAALAELGVEMEEVSQTEQYRAGTYRDQILTAVQRRGDIETVMSRYRTKAAPVAESEEEAESLADSVAIDDEPAGTGDDDLARFPYKPYCRDCGRDTTTVTSYDDATTDLAYTCRVCAFEGVTNLTTQHEGKLVWKVDWPMRWEFEGVDFEPGGVDHASPGSSYTVGKELVKDVYGGRAPSFVGYSFVGVAGMAKMSSSKGGVPTAADALKVLEAPILRWLYARRQPKQAFTVDFGPEVVRLYDEWDALGKKAANPAKRDAQVLAFERASATAAAGTLPTPAVVVPFRVLSSVADVTAGSAELISTTVTNVGHPHETVAELEPRLTKAMTWTSEFVPAEDRTTVRATADTERLAGLNEDEQLWLAQLLDRMPDELHLDEITTLVYGVPKLARGLGLDDAPTDQVKADQKAFFNLLYNLLVDADRGPRLPTLFVALGAEKVRSLLQA; via the coding sequence ATGGCACGAGGCGGACAGGCCTCCCAGCAGAACCCCACCGACTGGGTCACCCGCGCCGCCGACGACGCGATCCGGCACGCGGAGCAGACCCGCGCGCACCGCGGCGACACCGACCGGCTGATCACGTGCGCGTCCGGGGCGAGCCCGTCGGGCCCGATCCACCTGGGCAACCTGCGGGAGTTCCTCACGGTGCACTTCGTCGCCGAGGAGATCCGCAGCCGCGGCATCCCGGTCCGGCACCTGCACAGCTGGGACGACTACGACCGCTTCCGCAAGGTGCCCGCCGGTGTCGACGAGGCGTGGAACGAGCACATCGGCCGCCCCCTCTCCGCCGTGCCCGACCCGTGGGAGTGCCACACGTCGTGGGCCGAGCACTTCAAGGCCCCGCTGCGCGCCGCCCTCGCCGAGCTCGGCGTGGAGATGGAGGAGGTCTCGCAGACCGAGCAGTACCGCGCCGGCACCTACCGCGACCAGATCCTGACCGCCGTCCAGCGTCGCGGCGACATCGAGACCGTCATGTCGCGCTACCGCACCAAGGCCGCGCCCGTCGCCGAGTCCGAGGAGGAGGCCGAGTCGCTGGCCGACTCGGTCGCCATCGACGACGAGCCCGCCGGCACCGGTGACGACGACCTGGCGCGCTTCCCCTACAAGCCCTACTGCCGCGACTGCGGTCGCGACACGACCACCGTGACGTCGTACGACGACGCGACGACCGACCTCGCCTACACCTGCCGGGTCTGCGCGTTCGAGGGCGTCACCAACCTGACCACGCAGCACGAGGGCAAGCTCGTGTGGAAGGTCGACTGGCCGATGCGCTGGGAGTTCGAGGGCGTCGACTTCGAGCCGGGCGGCGTCGACCACGCGTCGCCGGGGTCGTCGTACACCGTGGGCAAGGAGCTCGTGAAGGACGTCTACGGCGGCCGCGCGCCGTCATTCGTCGGCTACTCCTTCGTCGGCGTGGCCGGGATGGCGAAGATGTCGTCGTCCAAGGGCGGCGTGCCCACGGCCGCCGACGCGCTCAAGGTGCTCGAGGCCCCGATCCTGCGGTGGCTCTACGCCCGCCGCCAGCCCAAGCAGGCGTTCACCGTCGACTTCGGGCCCGAGGTCGTGCGGCTGTACGACGAGTGGGACGCGCTCGGCAAGAAGGCCGCCAACCCGGCCAAGCGGGACGCGCAGGTCCTGGCGTTCGAGCGGGCCTCGGCCACCGCGGCGGCCGGCACCCTGCCGACGCCGGCCGTGGTCGTGCCGTTCCGGGTGCTGTCGTCGGTCGCCGACGTGACGGCCGGCTCCGCCGAGCTGATCTCGACGACGGTGACCAACGTCGGCCACCCGCACGAGACCGTCGCCGAGCTCGAGCCCCGGCTGACCAAGGCGATGACGTGGACCAGCGAGTTCGTGCCGGCCGAGGACCGCACCACGGTGCGCGCCACCGCCGACACCGAGCGCCTGGCGGGGCTGAACGAGGACGAGCAGCTCTGGCTGGCCCAGCTGCTCGACCGGATGCCCGACGAGCTGCACCTCGACGAGATCACGACCCTGGTCTACGGCGTGCCGAAGCTCGCCCGCGGGCTCGGCCTCGACGACGCCCCGACCGACCAGGTGAAGGCCGACCAGAAGGCGTTCTTCAACCTGCTCTACAACCTGCTGGTCGACGCCGACCGCGGACCGCGGCTGCCGACGCTGTTCGTGGCGCTCGGCGCGGAGAAGGTGCGCTCGCTGCTGCAGGCGTGA
- a CDS encoding LuxR C-terminal-related transcriptional regulator — protein sequence MARPAPDSMMTALGFPASVERIYQKVQLQSGRELLWVASALMSTPDQLLAELRPLLDTGIARVEDSRLYIDSPAEALARMAAVSAARAGEAHDRLEGLAAAIPFLTAGAVRPAPGDVHDITPIDGEISSGGQPVGLIAALIAQSKGDMLWLRPDQWRIPREDAMLKVVGDLIASGRKSRAIYPVRALHEAPATLTARAEVGEQIRVLPDLPTRMFIIGTTHAVLPEPMGFADEPRSLVRQRGLVEALTLLFELLWERAAPVPSLDRGEARPDLRRFLLQQLATGAQDEQIARTLGISLRTVRRRVADVLTELGADTRFQAGVEASRRGWL from the coding sequence ATGGCTCGCCCCGCCCCGGACAGCATGATGACCGCCCTCGGCTTCCCCGCGTCCGTCGAACGGATCTACCAGAAGGTCCAGCTCCAGTCGGGGCGCGAGCTGCTGTGGGTCGCGTCGGCGCTCATGTCGACTCCCGACCAGCTGCTGGCCGAGCTGAGGCCGCTGCTGGACACCGGGATCGCCCGGGTCGAGGACTCCCGGCTCTACATCGACTCCCCGGCCGAGGCACTCGCCCGGATGGCGGCGGTCTCCGCCGCCCGGGCGGGCGAGGCGCACGACCGGCTCGAGGGCCTGGCAGCCGCCATCCCGTTCCTCACCGCCGGCGCGGTCCGCCCCGCGCCGGGCGACGTCCACGACATCACCCCGATCGACGGCGAGATCAGTTCCGGTGGCCAGCCGGTCGGTCTGATCGCCGCCCTGATCGCGCAGAGCAAGGGGGACATGCTCTGGCTGCGGCCCGACCAGTGGCGGATCCCGCGCGAGGACGCGATGTTGAAGGTCGTCGGCGACCTGATCGCCAGCGGCCGCAAGTCCCGCGCGATCTACCCGGTCCGCGCCCTCCACGAGGCGCCCGCGACGCTGACCGCCCGCGCCGAGGTGGGGGAGCAGATCCGGGTGCTGCCCGACCTCCCCACCCGGATGTTCATCATCGGCACCACCCACGCGGTGCTGCCGGAGCCGATGGGCTTCGCGGACGAGCCGCGCTCGCTGGTGCGCCAGCGCGGCCTGGTCGAGGCGCTCACCCTGCTCTTCGAGCTGCTGTGGGAGCGGGCCGCGCCGGTGCCCTCCCTCGACCGCGGCGAGGCACGGCCGGACCTGCGGCGCTTCCTGCTGCAGCAGCTGGCCACCGGCGCCCAGGACGAGCAGATCGCCCGCACCCTGGGGATCAGCCTGCGGACCGTGCGCCGCCGGGTGGCCGACGTCCTCACCGAGCTCGGCGCCGACACCCGCTTCCAGGCGGGCGTCGAGGCGAGCAGGCGGGGCTGGCTCTAG
- a CDS encoding diacylglycerol/lipid kinase family protein: protein MDPLLVITNSDAGTADEESLDQALTILRAEASVEVQATSNPGELDGVLHRAGSRRIVVAGGDGSLHAVIAALHRRNDLKTAVIGLLPLGTGNDFARGNAIPLDIEQAARLVLHGEVRPMDLVVDEVGQVVVNNVHVGAGANASRRGARWKTRLGSIGVGKANLGKLGYPIGAAMTAWNPPVTRLRVEVDGKVVNDFHQPVLMVAVGNGSSVGGGAEITPEADTEDGRLDVMISRSTGPMARLLYAVRLGRATHHEREDVEYVRGTRVSVAGEEFWCSADGEIYGPERQRTWHLEPAAYSMVLP from the coding sequence ATGGACCCACTCCTCGTCATCACCAACAGCGACGCCGGCACTGCCGACGAGGAGTCGCTCGATCAGGCCCTGACGATCCTGCGCGCCGAGGCCTCCGTCGAGGTGCAGGCGACCTCCAACCCCGGCGAGCTCGACGGCGTGCTGCACCGGGCGGGCAGCCGCCGGATCGTGGTGGCCGGCGGCGACGGCAGCCTGCACGCCGTGATCGCGGCCCTGCACCGCCGCAACGACCTCAAGACCGCGGTCATCGGGCTCCTGCCCCTCGGCACCGGCAACGACTTCGCCCGCGGCAACGCCATCCCCCTCGACATCGAGCAGGCCGCCCGGCTCGTGCTGCACGGCGAGGTGCGGCCGATGGACCTCGTCGTCGACGAGGTCGGGCAGGTCGTGGTCAACAACGTGCACGTCGGCGCCGGCGCCAACGCGAGCCGCCGCGGCGCCCGCTGGAAGACCCGGCTCGGCTCCATCGGGGTCGGCAAGGCCAACCTCGGCAAGCTCGGCTACCCGATCGGCGCGGCCATGACCGCCTGGAACCCGCCCGTCACCCGGCTGCGGGTCGAGGTGGACGGCAAGGTCGTCAACGACTTCCACCAGCCGGTGCTGATGGTGGCCGTCGGCAACGGCTCGTCGGTGGGCGGTGGCGCGGAGATCACCCCCGAGGCCGACACCGAGGACGGCCGCCTCGACGTGATGATCAGCCGGTCCACAGGGCCGATGGCGCGGCTCCTGTACGCCGTGCGCCTCGGCCGCGCCACGCACCACGAGCGCGAGGACGTGGAGTACGTCCGCGGCACCCGCGTCTCCGTCGCGGGCGAGGAGTTCTGGTGCAGCGCGGACGGCGAGATCTACGGTCCCGAGCGGCAGCGGACCTGGCACCTCGAGCCCGCGGCGTACTCCATGGTCCTGCCGTGA